In Clostridium sp. SY8519, one genomic interval encodes:
- a CDS encoding ABC transporter permease, with protein sequence MITVAIVQGALEVGLIYSLVALALFLSFSILNIADLTTDGCFTLGCAVSATVCLAGHPFLALLAAIVSGLAAGFVTAFLQTRLGVPSILAGIITNTGLYTINIMAMGFTTNISLFHSPTIFSTAKEWVAASPFLSEWYKFIEVIIIVAVVAVLLILFMATRLGMSIRATGDNEDMVRASSINPKMTITVGLCLANAMTALSGGMLAQYQKSADVNLGTGMVVIGLASLIIGETLFGKRGRVRWITGVIIGSVIYRFIIAIALRFNVPAESLKLISAIIVAAAIAVPAIRKSMALHRRKVQSVRARREGGEERC encoded by the coding sequence ATGATCACTGTAGCGATTGTGCAGGGCGCCCTGGAAGTGGGACTGATTTATTCCCTGGTTGCCCTGGCGCTGTTTCTGAGTTTCAGTATTCTGAATATTGCCGATCTGACCACAGACGGCTGCTTTACGCTGGGCTGCGCGGTCAGCGCGACGGTGTGTCTGGCAGGCCATCCGTTTCTTGCGCTCCTGGCGGCGATTGTGTCCGGGCTTGCCGCCGGCTTCGTGACGGCTTTTCTGCAGACCAGGCTGGGTGTGCCTTCGATTCTGGCAGGAATTATCACCAATACAGGCCTGTATACAATCAATATTATGGCCATGGGCTTTACGACCAACATCAGCCTGTTCCATTCCCCTACGATTTTCAGCACAGCCAAGGAGTGGGTGGCTGCCAGCCCGTTTTTATCGGAATGGTATAAGTTTATCGAAGTGATTATTATCGTGGCGGTTGTGGCGGTTCTGCTGATTCTGTTTATGGCAACCCGGCTCGGCATGTCCATCCGGGCAACCGGGGATAATGAAGATATGGTGCGCGCTTCTTCCATTAACCCGAAAATGACCATTACGGTAGGTCTGTGCCTGGCCAACGCAATGACTGCGCTTTCCGGCGGAATGCTGGCCCAGTACCAGAAATCCGCCGATGTCAACCTGGGCACCGGCATGGTGGTCATCGGTCTGGCCAGCCTGATTATCGGAGAAACGCTGTTTGGAAAAAGAGGAAGAGTGCGCTGGATTACAGGGGTCATTATCGGATCTGTGATTTACCGGTTCATTATCGCCATTGCCCTGCGGTTCAATGTGCCGGCAGAAAGCCTGAAACTGATTTCCGCGATTATTGTAGCGGCAGCCATTGCCGTCCCTGCAATCAGAAAATCCATGGCGCTGCACCGGAGAAAAGTGCAGTCGGTCCGGGCCCGCAGAGAAGGAGGGGAAGAAAGATGCTAG